In Zygosaccharomyces rouxii strain CBS732 chromosome F complete sequence, a single window of DNA contains:
- the STB3 gene encoding Stb3p (similar to uniprot|Q12427 Saccharomyces cerevisiae YDR169C STB3 Protein) has translation MSEIKKEHSPKLGVPKPISTSSPAGLAAAQMVTPGKLSSLLLEKGPLAIRHITQTLGTEIPSFKDLSSSKQRRLIMSAMEIGDQEHSVVFEKIGWGQWTAKPVAHESFIQERDATNIANAKVKDIVSQESQRRRSSSSNGAKRPQLTSKRSSALSGPAFTASSSSPTMVPQDEKIKQEPHEGAPEQEKERVPAASAQRVPAAASQQNILYIDENALASDDDEEDDEAIADEEDEDEEEEEEGEEGEEFLKHRLKEEDDKEDPYSFRRRKSSVVWTDHPSEDMEHELLARRVRPFLQNRSRRSSSKVRNPLVSKPSIHLDFQQPPQQPRSRQNSNPMIDLEQITNSISEPTSRRESRVSFSKESSIRSTLLPHKSYLWSNTRQDRRKLHHGRRPNGPNSGEHAYSDTDEEDWASIGAASLRNNSVPPRMDTVSTSPNGFVAPTNPSDTASIPNIDEKMTPDGSRNKENQERRPARSADDNNAAFLLMSLKS, from the coding sequence ATGTCTGAGATTAAAAAGGAACATTCCCCTAAGCTTGGTGTTCCAAAGCCAATTTCTACGTCTTCACCAGCAGGGTTAGCAGCTGCACAAATGGTTACACCAGGTAAATTATCAAGTCTTTTGTTAGAAAAAGGTCCATTAGCCATACGACACATTACACAAACTTTGGGTACTGAAATCCCAAGTTTCAAAGATCTATCTTCTTCGAAACAGAGAAGGTTGATTATGAGTGCAATGGAGATTGGTGATCAAGAACATTCGGTAGTgtttgagaaaattggttGGGGCCAATGGACTGCAAAACCTGTTGCTCATGAGTCGTTTATACAGGAAAGAGACGCAACTAACATTGCTAATGCCAAGGTCAAGGATATCGTATCACAAGAGAGTCAAAGAAGGAGGTCAAGCAGCAGTAATGGTGCCAAGAGACCTCAATTAACTTCAAAGAGATCAAGTGCATTATCAGGACCTGCGTTTACagcatcttcctcatcaccaacaatgGTTCCTCAAGACGAAAAAATCAAACAGGAACCACACGAAGGTGCGCcagaacaagaaaaggaaCGGGTGCCTGCAGCATCCGCGCAACGGGTGCCTGCAGCGGCTTCACAACAGAACATTCTTTATATAGATGAGAATGCGCTTGCGTCCGATGATGACGAGGAGGATGACGAGGCAATagctgatgaagaagacgaggacgaagaagaggaagaggaaggaGAAGAGGGGGAAGAATTTCTAAAGCATCGTTTGaaggaggaagatgataaagaagatcCGTACAGTTttagaagaaggaaaagcAGTGTGGTTTGGACCGATCATCCGTCAGAAGACATGGAACACGAACTGCTAGCACGCCGTGTGCGACCTTTCCTGCAGAACAGATCTCGTAGATCGAGTTCCAAGGTGCGTAATCCGTTAGTTTCCAAACCATCAATTCACCTAGATTTTCAGCAGCCACCACAGCAACCGAGGTCTCGTCAGAACAGTAACCCCATGATAGACTTAGAACAGATAACGAACTCTATCAGTGAACCTACGTCGAGAAGGGAAAGTAGAGTTTCTTTCTCAAAGGAATCAAGCATTAGATCGACTCTCCTCCCTCACAAGAGTTACCTTTGGTCGAATACAAGGCAAGATAGAAGAAAGTTGCATCATGGTAGGCGTCCGAATGGACCCAATTCTGGTGAACATGCGTATTCTGATACCGATGAAGAGGATTGGGCTTCCATCGGTGCTGCGTCGTTGAGAAATAACAGTGTACCACCGAGGATGGATACAGTTTCTACTTCACCAAATGGATTCGTTGCACCTACAAATCCCAGTGACACTGCTAGTATACCGAACATCGATGAAAAAATGACACCTGATGGTAGCAGGAATAAAGAGAATCAAGAGAGAAGACCAGCAAGATCCGCTGATGATAATAACGCTGCCTTCTTACTGATGAGCCTAaagagttga
- the CDC37 gene encoding Hsp90 co-chaperone CDC37 (similar to uniprot|P06101 Saccharomyces cerevisiae YDR168W CDC37 Essential Hsp90p co-chaperone necessary for passage through the START phase of the cell cycle): protein MPIDYSKWDKIELSDDSDIEVHPNVDKKSFIKWKQQSIHENRAKRNHDIANLETQISMYFNLNKRVDKLLNSVDDQSLTERDAVTKFLNANFDKTEKPQGPNVDPEIPPFNEMVEDLFEQLEGDAKKQGLNPQDGSVIRNMILGHRAKIDKVTVEAKQKLQELYKERELHISSDDIKTGFDSGFLNTKANEEAEKKAAELQKVAAANGSKSTSDVPLPKPQLQFIEYEDDVMKLAPETEEFGNLPVDNYKASEQYLLKHMQIISEQQKDALMMKAFEYQMQDEPKRSYQVIHQSELMGYVREIYNTKKVPFLHVEQMTEVIQLFFKRVIYNNVNPAGKKSFLESVQTKFDHVKNRVKIMEQEQEQEGVETIQLKSLDESTELEVNLPDFESSDPEDKKRVEAFNKLPEKMKDAIKTKDLDNVNAVFAEVPIEEAESYLDLINEAEIIGVKALLENEEDFKHLQDEYKNQSKFEDLTLQETQQEEEQATNTADTVD, encoded by the coding sequence ATGCCAATTGATTATTCGAAATGGGATAAGATTGAGTTATCGGACGATTCAGATATCGAAGTCCACCCAAATGTGGATAAGAAATCGTTTATTAAGTGGAAGCAGCAGAGTATTCATGAAAATAGAGCCAAGAGAAATCATGATATTGCCAACTTAGAGACTCAAATTTCTATGTATTTCAATCTTAACAAACGTGTGGATAAGCTGCTAAATAGCGTTGACGATCAATCGTTGACTGAGAGAGATGCtgttaccaaatttttgaatgcaaattttgataagaCTGAGAAGCCACAAGGTCCAAATGTTGATCCAGAGATTCCCCCATTCAATGAAATGGTGGAAGATCTTTTTGAACAGTTGGAGGGTGATGCTAAGAAACAAGGTTTGAACCCACAGGATGGGTCCGTTATTAGAAACATGATTCTTGGACACAGggcaaaaattgataaagtCACTGTTGAAGCTAAGCAGAAATTACAAGAGCTTTACAAAGAGAGAGAGTTGCATATCAGCAGTGATGATATAAAGACTGGGTTTGACAGTGGGTTTCTGAATACGAAGGCTAATGAAGAAGCAGAGAAGAAGGCTGcagaattacaaaaagtGGCGGCCGCCAATGGATCAAAGAGCACATCTGACGTACCATTGCCAAAACCACAGTTACAGTTCATCGAATatgaagatgatgttaTGAAATTGGCCCCAgaaactgaagaatttggtaaTTTGCCTGTGGATAATTATAAGGCATCAGAACAGTACCTTTTGAAGCACATGCAAATTATATCAGAACAACAAAAGGATGCTCTTATGATGAAGGCTTTCGAATATCAAATGCAAGATGAACCTAAACGTTCCTATCAAGTAATTCACCAATCTGAATTGATGGGTTATGTGCGTGAAATTTACAATACAAAAAAGGTTCCATTTTTACATGTGGAGCAAATGACTGAAGtgattcaattgttctttaaAAGAGTTATTTATAATAATGTTAATCCTGCCGGTAAAAAGTCGTTTTTGGAAAGCGTGCAGACTAAATTCGATCATGTTAAAAATCGTGTCAAAATTAtggaacaagaacaagagcaaGAAGGTGTTGAAACTATTCAATTGAAGTCTTTGGATGAATCTACAGAATTGGAAGTTAACTTACCTGATTTCGAGTCTTCGGACCCAGAGGATAAGAAAAGGGTGGAAGCCTTTAACAAATTACCagaaaagatgaaagatGCTATTAAgacaaaagatttggataatgTCAACGCTGTCTTCGCCGAAGTACCcattgaagaagctgaGAGTTATTTAGATTTGATTAATGAAGCTGAGATCATTGGAGTTAAAGCCCTGttagaaaatgaagaagatttcaagCACTTGCAGGATGAATATAAAAACCAAAGCAAATTCGAGGATCTAACGTTGCAGGAAACCcaacaagaagaggaacaagCTACTAATACTGCTGATACCGTTGATTAG
- the GID11 gene encoding Gid11p (similar to uniprot|Q99296 Saccharomyces cerevisiae YLR149C Hypothetical ORF) encodes MTIDGGQNSSDELEDKSLNTGSDKVYQNYMMPGLELYDAKVSINHWQLRDCIRASSRHPGRLFYIYDHSIRSLDTTQAGGPTLFPPRHPHHRHHHKSRLRRNSIGGPRRTASSGCKRKYHAPSQLVTEFNFKPRCFTESGGLVACGGLVGPDDRGFPTNWSRLSQESSHANSLPAPAEPVKLADNSVLADHSNYSNPSIWKGILSLYSEDSGVATSFVLGQFINNCVTLNPRSTKEYDLYSCNNDGHLYQCNVDNRGVELVRRYSDLKFALNNVAISHDGKTMVASGDSNKFAIYRQSELAGQFSLAYDSQPNWGSSVVRAKRIPRFALPDGSGFVDHIYEAAGGDHGFYNCFSENDLQFATLFQNGCCLVYDVRNMDTPLAEITSTRPHSHNGSFRVCKFSYGLDDLLFISEHQGRVHVVDTRNFMNHQVILIPDKLKAEDVSQENSSGISGGIEPGRRNTPVVTAMSPISPSSSVSSLAANARRRHSMAVPPSFNNPEPWLTLATKLPLRLLEPQIVPYPKALNKLTNFILSQQQQQDSSLEHESSGEAPNNRDPETRRRSSFRVRRFSTSSNVSDSDDNADSAQVDHPLETPPSVDNYNYQEGRTGIFSRIQRSEAFNSNNNNNNNNGNSAFDDDGIYDAYADINSDGNTYSLSGAFGTPNISSYAVDSASATNYSDTDFTEENNIAGINWVEDYSGSSLIIGTDYGIMKWNINSWARRSFSSYDFC; translated from the coding sequence ATGACAATCGATGGAGGTCAGAACAGCAGTGATGAGTTAGAGGATAAGAGCCTTAATACAGGTTCTGATAAAGTTTATCAAAACTATATGATGCCAGGATTGGAGCTTTACGACGCAAAAGTATCCATAAACCACTGGCAACTTCGGGATTGCATTAGAGCGTCATCCAGGCATCCTGGGAGACTTTTCTACATCTATGACCATTCCATAAGGTCTCTGGATACAACACAAGCTGGAGGACCGACTTTATTCCCTCCAAGGCACcctcatcatcgtcatcatcataaaTCAAGACTAAGAAGGAATAGCATAGGTGGTCCCAGAAGGACGGCATCTTCAGGATGTAAGAGAAAGTATCATGCACCTTCGCAGCTGGTGACAGAGTTTAATTTTAAGCCCAGATGCTTCACAGAGTCTGGTGGTTTAGTGGCATGTGGTGGATTAGTTGGGCCAGATGATAGAGGATTCCCGACGAATTGGAGTCGTCTTTCACAAGAGTCAAGTCACGCTAACTCATTACCGGCCCCTGCAGAACCAGTTAAGTTGGCTGATAACAGCGTTTTAGCGGATCATAGCAACTATAGCAATCCGAGCATTTGGAAGGGCATTTTATCACTCTATAGTGAAGATTCTGGTGTTGCAACCTCCTTTGTGTTAGGCCAGTTTATCAATAATTGTGTCACATTAAACCCTAGATCTACAAAGGAGTACGATCTGTACTCCTGTAATAATGATGGACATTTGTATCAATGCAATGTGGACAATAGAGGTGTTGAATTAGTAAGGCGATATTCAGATCTCAAATTTGCTCTTAACAATGTGGCTATCTCTCATGATGGAAAGACTATGGTAGCATCAGGGGATTCCAATAAGTTCGCTATCTATAGGCAATCTGAGTTGGCAGGCCAGTTTAGTTTAGCTTATGATTCGCAACCTAATTGGGGTAGTTCAGTGGTAAGAGCTAAAAGAATTCCCAGATTCGCATTACCAGATGGATCAGGATTCGTTGACCACATATATGAAGCAGCAGGCGGAGACCACGGGTTCTATAACTGTTTTTCTGAAAACGATTTACAATTTGCTACTTTATTTCAGAACGGTTGTTGCCTTGTCTACGATGTTAGAAACATGGATACGCCCTTAGCAGAAATTACATCAACAAGACCTCATTCTCATAATGGTTCCTTTAGAGTTTGCAAATTCAGTTATGGTCTTGATGATCTGTTATTCATATCTGAACATCAAGGTAGAGTTCATGTTGTTGATACAAGAAATTTCATGAACCATCAAGTGATTTTAATTCCAGATAAATTGAAAGCTGAGGATGTGTCACAGGAAAATAGTAGTGGTATTAGTGGAGGTATTGAACCTGGACGAAGGAATACCCCAGTGGTTACTGCAATGTCTCCAATTTCTCCAAGCTCTTCAGTGTCAAGCCTTGCCGCCAATGCTCGCAGAAGACATTCTATGGCAGTACCACCCTCATTTAACAACCCAGAACCTTGGCTAACGTTAGCTACAAAGCTGCCGCTAAGGTTATTGGAGCCACAAATAGTCCCTTACCCAAAAGCCCTCAACAAATTGACAAATTTCATTCTTTCccagcaacaacaacaggatTCTTCTTTGGAGCATGAAAGTAGTGGCGAAGCTCCAAATAACAGAGATCCCgaaacaagaagaagatcatCTTTCCGCGTAAGGAGgttttccacttcatcGAATGTTAGCGATAGTGATGATAATGCTGATTCAGCACAAGTGGATCACCCTTTGGAGACTCCTCCTTCTGTGGACAATTACAATTACcaagaaggaagaaccGGGATATTCTCTCGTATTCAAAGAAGTGAAGCATTCAATtcaaacaacaacaataacaataataatggtaacaGTGCATTTGACGATGACGGCATTTACGATGCCTATGCGGATATCAATAGTGATGGCAACACGTACTCTTTATCAGGAGCGTTCGGGACCCCCAACATTAGTAGTTATGCAGTTGATTCTGCCTCTGCCACTAATTATTCAGATACCGATTTCACCGAGGAAAATAATATCGCCGGTATTAATTGGGTCGAAGATTATAGCGGCAGCTCGTTAATCATCGGTACTGACTATGGTATCATGAAATGGAATATTAACTCATGGGCCAGAAGAAGTTTCTCAAGTTACGACTTCTGTTGA